CGATCATTTCCACCAAGGTTGATGATAACTTCCGGTCAGCTGGATGATTacgttgtcgaaacgtcagtcccAAACGACAATTCTCCCAGGATTTCAACCTCCCGGAAGGTCACACCACACCAAGGAAACTGCCATCTCTTGAAGACgaaatttcatcaaatttgagGAAACTGCCATCTCTTGAAGACgaaatttcatcaaatttgagATGAATTATCAGCAATTGCACACTGATAGAAGTTATTAATTAGGACAAAACACTTATAGAAATCGCAATCAGCATGTTACTCAGCACCTTCCTCCTTGACTCCTTCagaattttggccatttttgacacCTATGTGCTGAAGAATCTGAGGTTCCTCCTGTTCGTAATCCAAAATTTTGAGCAGGTAATCACAGTGTTTCACAAATCCTTCAATAGCCTGCTTGTgaaagaaagccaaaaaatCTTCCCGGAGATCAACGGAAATTTCATGAAAGTCCTCGTGGTCATCTTCGCCACCTTCGGCGTCATCGTCTTCGTGGTGTTCCATGTTCAGAGCCTCGGAAAACTTCTTGAAAGTCGCGGCATTTTCGGGTTTACGTTGCTTCTTTCTGAGTTTGTACTCAACAGAATGTATAGAATAAGTCATATCTAAAGTATCACCATTGCGGAGGACGGCTACTCGTCCAAACACCATATTCCCATCTCGTGTTTTAAACTGCAACCTGTTCACTGCAAGGACATCCCCACGGGTAAAATTTCTTGCCCTCTTGATAACTTTCTTCAGCTTCACCGGCATGTTGGTGAGTTCCGCTATTTCTTCGACAGTTGCATCGAACTCGTTCCCTGGTATCCCTTCCTTGAGATCGCATAGGTTGTTTTCTTCGTAACTCGAAAATCGAAGCGATTTTATCACTTCTTCTGCCTTTGTTGCATTGCCCTTTACTGAAACGATTTCGCTACGGTCATAGTTGGCAGCGTTTATTTTAGCCCTCCGCTTTTTACGTGCAGTTTCATCATCATAGATTTTCGCCGGTGGGAATACAGTCACATTTCTTAGAAGCGCAGCGACAGTATTCCACATATCTTTTGGAACGCCTTGAAGTAACGCTAAAAACATATCAATTTCCTGTTTGCATTCTTCCGGTTTGTTGCAAACGACATCTGCAAGCCGATGGGcttgtttttggaatttcaaaGAAAGGTCTTTCGCTTGATTGTAGGTCCAGCAGACTTTGTAGCGTACTTCCACATAATAGCAGGTAGCTATCGAGAATACCACGTAAATAATCGTCTTCGAGAAGGGCATTTTTTTCGCAATTGCACCTCTTAGAGACGCACGCGATATCGGATTTAAATGTTATTCGCTTTTACTTCAACAAGTCGAACACTAAAATACGCTAATCTTGAAGATCGAAAGATCTTCAGAACGATCACTTAGAAATGGGACGAtaagattgaaattttcttttattaaagACTACAACCTACGCTTTCATTAGCTAATAATACTGAGCCACCCACTTCAATTTTCCGGGAAAGATCCTCTACGCGTTACATCGATCGAAACCAACACGAAACAAGTACCGCCGTTATTTCGCCCGAATAACTCGGGCTGCAAACTCAGTAAAACATTTCCAACTGGGAAAAGAG
This portion of the Acropora palmata chromosome 13, jaAcrPala1.3, whole genome shotgun sequence genome encodes:
- the LOC141863390 gene encoding uncharacterized protein LOC141863390 yields the protein MPFSKTIIYVVFSIATCYYVEVRYKVCWTYNQAKDLSLKFQKQAHRLADVVCNKPEECKQEIDMFLALLQGVPKDMWNTVAALLRNVTVFPPAKIYDDETARKKRRAKINAANYDRSEIVSVKGNATKAEEVIKSLRFSSYEENNLCDLKEGIPGNEFDATVEEIAELTNMPVKLKKVIKRARNFTRGDVLAVNRLQFKTRDGNMVFGRVAVLRNGDTLDMTYSIHSVEYKLRKKQRKPENAATFKKFSEALNMEHHEDDDAEGGEDDHEDFHEISVDLREDFLAFFHKQAIEGFVKHCDYLLKILDYEQEEPQILQHIGVKNGQNSEGVKEEGAE